A region from the Pseudomonas sp. KU26590 genome encodes:
- a CDS encoding tetratricopeptide repeat-containing response regulator, with product MLAWNQKTFLIVDDFSDFRSSVRSMLRELGVKAVDTADTGEEALKMCAQKRYDFILHDFNLGDGKKNGQQVLEDLMTDRLISHESVFVMVTAENSQAMVMSALEWEPDAYLTKPFNRASLAQRLEKIVQRKTLLKPILQALDRSNPTEVLTACVALTQQDPRFAPLCLRYKADALRDLNQHEPLEAFLKSILADRPQPWAYVALGKLLFKRGRNAEAQAVYEEAIRAFNAMPVLYDGLADVLVASGDNKRAQKMLEEAVRLSPYAVRRQRLLGKLALENEDFDGASKAYRQAVSQGQFSRFKDPETNLGFAQALISRGGERGLDARARVEINQTLTEVAKENGNDAGLQVRARLMKATSVASSDPEMAAKLTEQAMERLEGMEQFLSADAALAVASQLKALGQENAGAGILKSCAEIYGDDPLVMQNIAKQTDDPEILGAGKAAIDFNVQGIRCYRAGKLGEAQDLFRQGLALQPKNISIALNMAQSLLHMGVQNLDAASLAECQNSLKMVGKMPETDPRFERFQKLRLRAFGE from the coding sequence ATGCTGGCGTGGAACCAAAAAACCTTTCTGATCGTCGACGATTTTTCCGACTTCCGCAGTTCGGTCCGCTCGATGCTGCGCGAGTTGGGCGTCAAGGCGGTGGACACTGCCGACACCGGCGAGGAGGCGCTGAAGATGTGCGCGCAGAAGCGCTACGACTTCATCCTCCACGACTTCAATCTGGGCGACGGCAAGAAGAACGGCCAGCAGGTGCTCGAAGACCTGATGACCGATCGGCTGATCAGCCATGAAAGCGTGTTTGTCATGGTCACCGCCGAGAACAGCCAGGCGATGGTGATGAGTGCGCTGGAGTGGGAGCCTGATGCCTACCTGACCAAGCCGTTCAACCGTGCAAGCCTGGCTCAGCGTCTGGAAAAGATCGTCCAGCGCAAGACGTTGCTCAAGCCGATCCTGCAAGCGCTCGACCGCAGCAACCCGACCGAAGTGCTGACCGCCTGCGTGGCACTGACCCAACAGGACCCACGCTTTGCGCCGCTGTGCCTGCGCTACAAAGCCGATGCACTGCGTGACCTTAACCAGCACGAGCCGCTGGAAGCCTTTCTCAAGTCGATCCTGGCCGACCGCCCGCAACCCTGGGCGTACGTGGCGTTGGGCAAGCTGCTGTTCAAGCGCGGGCGTAACGCCGAAGCGCAGGCCGTGTACGAGGAAGCGATTCGCGCCTTCAATGCCATGCCGGTGCTGTACGACGGGCTGGCCGACGTGCTGGTGGCCAGCGGCGATAACAAGCGCGCGCAGAAGATGCTGGAAGAGGCCGTGCGCTTGTCGCCTTACGCCGTGCGCCGTCAGCGTCTGCTGGGCAAGCTGGCGCTGGAAAACGAGGATTTCGACGGCGCTTCGAAGGCCTATCGCCAGGCCGTCTCCCAAGGCCAGTTTTCACGCTTCAAGGATCCCGAAACCAACCTGGGTTTCGCACAGGCATTGATTAGCCGTGGCGGCGAGCGCGGCCTGGATGCGCGCGCCCGCGTCGAAATCAACCAGACCCTGACCGAAGTCGCCAAGGAAAACGGCAACGATGCCGGCCTGCAAGTGCGCGCGCGTTTGATGAAGGCCACCAGCGTCGCGTCCTCCGATCCGGAAATGGCTGCCAAGCTGACCGAGCAGGCGATGGAACGGCTTGAGGGCATGGAGCAGTTTCTCAGTGCCGATGCGGCCCTAGCGGTGGCGTCGCAGCTCAAGGCCCTCGGCCAGGAAAACGCTGGCGCGGGCATTCTGAAAAGCTGTGCCGAAATTTACGGCGATGATCCGCTGGTCATGCAGAACATCGCCAAGCAGACCGACGATCCCGAGATCCTCGGCGCCGGCAAAGCGGCCATCGATTTCAACGTTCAGGGCATTCGCTGCTACCGCGCCGGCAAGCTCGGCGAGGCGCAGGACCTGTTCCGCCAGGGCCTGGCCCTGCAACCGAAAAACATCAGTATCGCCCTGAACATGGCGCAGTCGCTGCTGCACATGGGCGTTCAGAATCTCGACGCGGCGAGCCTGGCAGAATGCCAGAACAGTCTCAAGATGGTGGGCAAGATGCCGGAGACCGACCCGCGCTTCGAGCGTTTCCAGAAACTGCGACTCAGGGCTTTCGGCGAATGA
- the mqo gene encoding malate dehydrogenase (quinone), translating to MFKKTSTALLGLAISATFLQAHAAESKKVDVLLIGGGIMSSTLGVWLNELEPGWSMEMVERLDAVAEESSNGWNNAGTGHSGLAELNYTPEDKDGKVNISKAIEINEAFQVTRQFLSWQVRQSVLKNPPSFINTTPHMSFVWGDDNIKFLKKRYDALQASPLFRPMQYSEDPAQIAKWVPLMMEGRDPSQKLATTWTPIGTDVNWGEVTRQYVSYLQTRPNFDLKLSSEVNDITRNDDGSWHVEYKNLKDGTTSGTDAKFLFIGAGGGALKLLQKSGVPEAQDYAGFPVGGSFLVTENPTVAMQHMAKAYGIASTGAPPMSVPHLDTRVLDGKRVILFGPFATFSTKFLKEGSYFDLFSSMTTHNIWPMTKVGVEQYPLVEYLAGQLMLSDDDRFKALQEYFPHAKKEDWRLWQAGQRVQIIKRDADKGGVLKLGTEVVSSQDGTIAALLGASPGASTAAPIMLNVLEKLFKTQVATPEWQAKIHQIVPSYGTKLNDSPAAVQQEWNYTAEVLQLGKPPVLDQSVGTTPATPAAPGKPAESKPASDMAL from the coding sequence ATGTTCAAGAAAACGAGCACCGCTCTACTGGGCCTCGCGATTTCGGCCACCTTCCTGCAAGCCCACGCCGCAGAAAGCAAGAAAGTCGATGTACTGCTGATCGGCGGTGGCATCATGAGTTCGACCCTGGGCGTCTGGCTCAATGAACTCGAGCCAGGCTGGTCGATGGAAATGGTCGAGCGTCTTGATGCGGTCGCCGAAGAAAGCTCCAACGGCTGGAACAACGCCGGCACCGGTCACTCCGGCCTCGCCGAGCTGAACTACACGCCTGAAGACAAAGACGGCAAGGTCAACATCTCCAAAGCCATCGAGATCAACGAAGCCTTCCAGGTCACCCGTCAGTTCCTGTCGTGGCAGGTCCGCCAGAGCGTCCTGAAGAACCCGCCTTCGTTCATCAACACCACACCGCACATGAGCTTTGTGTGGGGCGATGACAACATCAAATTCCTGAAAAAGCGTTATGACGCGCTGCAAGCCAGCCCGCTGTTCCGCCCGATGCAGTACTCCGAAGACCCGGCGCAGATCGCCAAGTGGGTCCCGCTGATGATGGAAGGCCGCGATCCTTCGCAGAAGCTGGCGACCACCTGGACGCCAATCGGCACCGACGTCAACTGGGGTGAAGTCACCCGTCAGTACGTGTCCTACCTGCAGACCCGCCCGAACTTCGACTTGAAGTTGTCCAGCGAAGTCAACGACATCACCCGCAACGACGACGGCTCGTGGCACGTTGAATACAAGAACCTGAAAGACGGCACCACCAGCGGTACCGACGCCAAGTTCCTGTTCATCGGTGCAGGCGGCGGTGCATTGAAGCTGCTGCAGAAATCCGGCGTGCCTGAAGCTCAGGACTACGCAGGCTTCCCGGTCGGCGGCTCGTTCCTGGTCACCGAGAACCCGACCGTTGCCATGCAGCACATGGCCAAGGCTTACGGCATCGCCTCCACCGGCGCGCCGCCCATGTCGGTTCCGCACCTGGACACCCGCGTGCTGGACGGCAAGCGCGTGATCCTGTTTGGCCCATTCGCTACCTTCTCTACCAAGTTCCTGAAAGAAGGTTCGTACTTCGACCTGTTCAGCAGCATGACCACCCACAACATCTGGCCGATGACCAAGGTGGGCGTGGAGCAGTATCCGCTGGTCGAGTACCTCGCCGGTCAGCTGATGCTGTCTGACGACGACCGCTTCAAGGCGCTGCAGGAATACTTCCCGCACGCCAAGAAAGAAGACTGGCGCCTGTGGCAGGCCGGTCAGCGCGTGCAGATCATCAAGCGTGACGCGGACAAGGGCGGCGTGCTGAAACTGGGCACTGAAGTTGTCTCCTCCCAGGACGGCACCATCGCTGCCTTGCTGGGCGCATCGCCAGGCGCGTCGACCGCTGCACCGATCATGCTCAACGTCCTGGAAAAACTGTTCAAGACCCAGGTCGCGACGCCAGAGTGGCAAGCGAAGATCCATCAGATCGTGCCGAGCTATGGCACCAAGCTGAATGACTCGCCAGCCGCTGTTCAGCAAGAGTGGAACTACACGGCCGAAGTGCTGCAACTGGGCAAGCCGCCTGTGCTCGATCAGAGCGTCGGCACCACCCCTGCCACCCCTGCCGCGCCAG
- a CDS encoding sensor histidine kinase, with product MKDQDLGLDFSMVIASTVHDMKNSLGSLIQAHGQWVKQLPEAYRGTPEQGVIDYEFAHLNGMLVQLLGLYKLGVNQLPLRPDYHELDDFIEAQLAFHQEVLVSRGITARYSVDDFGLPGFFDRELVGSVVSNVVINAIRFARSEVLITAGQVGEQLVISINDNGPGFPARMIEEQTDYVLGINQNSGSTGLGLYFAANIARQHQRKGVPGHIEIANGGELGGGLFSIYLP from the coding sequence ATGAAAGATCAGGATCTCGGGCTCGACTTTTCCATGGTAATTGCGTCCACCGTTCACGACATGAAGAACTCGTTGGGGTCGTTGATCCAGGCCCACGGCCAGTGGGTCAAGCAGCTTCCCGAGGCCTATCGCGGTACGCCGGAGCAGGGCGTCATCGATTACGAATTCGCTCACTTGAACGGCATGCTGGTGCAACTGCTGGGGCTGTACAAGCTTGGGGTGAACCAGCTGCCGTTACGCCCCGATTATCATGAGCTGGATGACTTCATCGAAGCGCAACTGGCCTTCCATCAGGAAGTGCTCGTCAGTCGGGGCATCACGGCGCGCTATTCGGTTGATGATTTCGGTCTGCCCGGCTTCTTCGATCGCGAGCTGGTGGGCTCGGTGGTGTCCAACGTGGTCATCAACGCCATCCGCTTTGCGCGCAGTGAAGTGCTGATTACGGCAGGGCAGGTCGGCGAGCAACTGGTAATCAGCATCAACGACAACGGGCCGGGGTTTCCCGCGCGCATGATCGAGGAGCAGACCGACTACGTGCTGGGCATCAACCAGAACAGCGGCAGCACCGGACTGGGTTTGTATTTCGCGGCGAACATCGCCCGACAGCATCAGCGCAAAGGCGTCCCCGGCCACATCGAAATCGCCAACGGCGGCGAGCTGGGCGGCGGTTTGTTCAGTATTTATCTGCCCTGA
- a CDS encoding methyl-accepting chemotaxis protein: MSWLTDLKLKTKLLSAFCLCALITVVVGVLGQSGISRLYDLFQNTVSDNLYSIATVDSVKANVIATNRDFFKVIGLSALKANPDDINAAIQSLKENQAQAETDFKAYRATPLAPDEKAAGDDFERDWAAYISAALNALSVVQSGDLEQASKLAATSVTPSYRKTMGELKIMIQSNARQANEQAQEGIETDKQVTWILIIGSLIAVVCAITLGLIVTRMITRPIYQSVASATRVAGGDLSQPIHLGGQDETGQLLKALSNMQGSLKGTVQQIATASDQLASAAEELTMVTDDSTRGLMRQNDEIQQAATAVNEMTAAVEEVARNAASASLVSAQTSEDAIKGQQQVQQAVSAMNTMTVEITESTERVGALAGQIRDITKVLDVIRGIAEQTNLLALNAAIEAARAGEQGRGFAVVADEVRALAHRTQTSTGEIESMISKVRNGADEAVKAMGKSQAIAVHTQSLATEAGHALERISEGVSQMNERNLVIASAAEEQAQVAREVDRNLVNIQDLSTQTAAGANQTSASSQALSRLAVSFHSMVGKFTL, translated from the coding sequence ATGTCCTGGCTGACCGACCTGAAATTGAAGACCAAGCTCCTTTCGGCTTTCTGTCTGTGTGCGCTGATCACCGTGGTGGTGGGTGTGCTGGGGCAGAGCGGTATTTCCCGGCTGTACGATCTCTTCCAGAACACCGTCAGCGACAACCTCTACTCGATCGCCACAGTCGATTCGGTCAAAGCCAACGTCATCGCTACCAACCGTGACTTCTTCAAGGTCATCGGACTGAGCGCGCTAAAGGCCAACCCGGATGACATCAACGCGGCGATCCAGTCATTGAAGGAAAACCAGGCGCAGGCCGAGACGGACTTCAAGGCCTATAGGGCCACTCCGCTGGCCCCGGATGAGAAGGCCGCTGGTGATGACTTCGAGCGCGACTGGGCCGCTTACATCAGCGCCGCCCTCAACGCCTTGTCGGTGGTGCAAAGCGGCGATCTCGAGCAAGCCAGCAAGTTGGCCGCCACCAGCGTGACCCCAAGTTATCGCAAGACCATGGGCGAGCTGAAGATCATGATCCAGTCCAACGCGCGGCAAGCCAATGAACAGGCCCAGGAAGGCATCGAAACGGACAAACAGGTGACGTGGATTCTGATCATCGGTTCATTGATAGCGGTGGTGTGCGCCATTACCTTGGGCCTGATCGTCACGCGAATGATCACCCGGCCGATCTATCAATCGGTGGCCAGCGCCACCCGGGTAGCGGGCGGTGATTTAAGCCAGCCTATCCATCTCGGCGGCCAGGATGAAACCGGGCAGTTGCTCAAGGCGCTGTCCAACATGCAGGGCAGCCTCAAGGGCACGGTTCAGCAGATCGCCACCGCTTCGGATCAACTGGCGTCCGCCGCTGAAGAATTGACCATGGTGACCGACGACAGCACCCGCGGGCTGATGCGTCAGAACGATGAGATCCAGCAAGCCGCAACGGCCGTCAACGAGATGACCGCCGCGGTGGAAGAAGTGGCGCGCAACGCCGCCAGCGCGTCGCTGGTGTCTGCGCAGACTTCCGAAGATGCCATCAAGGGCCAGCAACAAGTGCAGCAGGCCGTCAGCGCGATGAACACCATGACCGTGGAAATCACCGAATCGACCGAGCGCGTCGGAGCGCTGGCCGGGCAGATCCGCGACATCACCAAAGTGCTCGACGTGATCCGCGGCATCGCCGAGCAGACCAACCTGCTGGCCCTCAACGCCGCCATCGAAGCGGCCCGCGCCGGCGAGCAGGGTCGGGGCTTCGCGGTGGTGGCGGACGAAGTACGTGCCCTGGCCCACCGCACTCAAACCTCCACCGGCGAAATCGAATCGATGATCAGCAAGGTGCGCAATGGCGCCGACGAAGCGGTGAAGGCCATGGGCAAGAGTCAGGCGATCGCCGTGCACACCCAATCATTGGCCACCGAAGCCGGCCACGCGCTGGAACGCATCAGCGAAGGCGTCAGCCAGATGAACGAACGCAACCTGGTGATCGCCAGCGCGGCCGAGGAACAGGCGCAAGTGGCTCGCGAGGTAGACCGCAATCTGGTGAATATCCAGGACCTGTCGACGCAGACCGCAGCCGGCGCCAATCAGACCAGCGCATCGAGCCAGGCCCTGTCGCGACTGGCCGTATCCTTCCACTCCATGGTGGGCAAATTCACGCTGTAA
- a CDS encoding FadR/GntR family transcriptional regulator: MDYRKPSDRKSMHSRIVQDIGMQIVSGRFKPDDKLPAEASLCEEYAVSRPVLREATRVLVAKGLVYSRPRVGTVVKPRREWHILDPDVLHWLMQSSPQNEFFALLTSVRSIIEPAAAALAAQHATPEDITAIGEAYDRMAAAPTVEDVLQPDLDFHSRIADATHNDLLAHLCNMLSLALREALKHSNKRPNLHELALPRHRAILTAIENRDALGAHHATLVQLDDARNALNAVLGQGVKL; this comes from the coding sequence ATGGATTACCGTAAGCCCTCCGACCGTAAAAGCATGCACTCGCGCATTGTCCAGGACATCGGCATGCAGATTGTCTCGGGCCGTTTCAAGCCTGATGACAAACTCCCCGCCGAAGCCTCGTTGTGTGAAGAATATGCCGTCAGTCGTCCGGTGCTGCGCGAAGCCACGCGGGTACTGGTCGCCAAAGGGCTGGTGTATTCCCGGCCGCGGGTGGGCACGGTGGTCAAGCCGCGCCGCGAGTGGCACATCCTTGATCCGGACGTCCTGCACTGGCTGATGCAAAGCTCGCCGCAGAACGAGTTTTTCGCCCTGCTCACCAGCGTGCGCAGCATCATCGAACCGGCCGCCGCCGCCCTCGCCGCGCAACACGCGACACCTGAAGACATCACCGCCATCGGCGAAGCCTACGACCGCATGGCCGCGGCGCCGACTGTCGAAGACGTGCTGCAACCCGACCTGGATTTCCACAGCCGCATCGCCGACGCGACTCACAATGATTTGCTCGCGCACTTGTGCAACATGCTGTCGCTGGCCTTGCGCGAGGCGTTGAAGCATTCCAACAAACGCCCCAACCTGCACGAACTGGCATTGCCCCGCCATCGCGCCATCCTCACCGCCATCGAAAACCGCGATGCGCTGGGCGCCCATCACGCCACGCTGGTGCAACTGGACGATGCGCGCAATGCGCTGAATGCGGTGCTGGGGCAAGGCGTGAAGCTGTAA